The DNA window TGCATCTACTTCAGGATTTATCAAGTTCAGATACAGTCGAGCATCTTCTCCGCACGATCAGTTCGCTTTCGATTTTAGATTCCGTTTCACGGATTTTATCATCTTCGACGGCCTTCATTATCCAATTGGGCGAGTTTATTAAGCACGGGAACTTGATTTTGCAACAGATTTCAGCTTGTTTGTTATCAAAGTTATCGATTAGTGATGGAAACAAGCGTGCCATTTCTAGTTGCATTAGTTCTTTGGTAAAATTAATGGAGTCACCAAAGCCAGTAGGGTTACAGGAGGCGGCAGCCCAGGCGCTTGTTTCGCTACTGACGGTCCGGTCAAATAGGAAGGAGTTGGTTAGGGATGAGAAGAGCGTGATGAGATTGGTGCAGATGTTGGACCCCAAAAATGAGGCTGTGTCAAAGAAGTTTCCACTGATGGTGGTGACTGCAGTGTTGGGTGGAGGAAGCGGTGGTTGTAGGAAGAGACTGACGGCTGCCGGTGCCAATAAGCACCTGCAGCGTCTGGCGGAAATTGAAGTTGCCGGAGCAAAGAAAGCGCTTCAGAGACTAGCTGGAAATAGGCTAAAAAGCATTTTCAGCAGGACTTGGAGGGAATAACCAGTAAAGCTACTCACCTCCCCGCCAACTAAGGTATGTTCCTTTTACGAGGATATAATTGGTAATTCAGGGTTCTGTTAGGGTTTGAATCAAAGCTGGTTGTTGGCGCGTGGAATAACTGTCCTCTATTTTAGCACCATTCTTGACCGGTTAAAGTAGGATATTACCCCTGCTTCCCCCCCCCCCCTCACTACTGGTACTCAGTTGTGTTAAATGATAAATTCGTTAGACccttctttattattattattattattcgtaATAATATGCTGACGTGGTAACGAAGGAAGATAAAGTAGATAACACCATGCCGTGCATAGGCGTCTAAATTGACGTAGTAGATTTGTAGATACGTCGTATGGCACGTGAATTATTTTCTGTGAATTCATTTTTGCTTTAATTTGTAATGCAGGAGGAGGTTTGGAATTTTCTAACTGTCAGAACTGCTGTGGTTGAAAACGCGGCAAACACACTTCGTATACTCCAAAACTTTACCTCAAaagcaaaatattaattattattatatgttttaaacaCTATGTTAATTTAAATGATGATAACTGAAGGCATGGATGCGGTTTTTAGGGAGTATCCTCGTTTTTTTTATTAGTAATATTTGATTCACTGATGAAAGCTGAGCTgtaagagggagggtatgatgatTGTTATGTTTCCTtccctctttttttcttttcctaatTATAATGTTTGTACTTTGTTCTATAATGTAAATTATTAaaggtttgtttgtttgtttaatcTTTATGTGTAATGTAATTCGGTATTGAATTTTAGTTTGGTAGGTATTGTTGTGATGTTAGTTTGGATATTGATATTATGGGGTGGGACGTTAGTGATCAAATTCGGGGGGTGGTAATCATGTAGGATGATGTTAAACTCATGGCATGAGAATATATGGCTGACAGTTACTTGTGGAAAGCTTTAGGGTTTTCCAAATAGGTGGGTAAATGGGAGGGAAGCAATCCAAATCGACGGTAATGATTATGTAGGTGGTACAGGTGGTGGATCCCCTCATTTCCTCACTTTGTTTGCAATCTTCAATGTTGGGACTAGGGGGGAAAAGAGGAGACATCATGTATTCTTGGAACGgattttacaaagtaaataaCATCAAGTAAGTTCAAAAGTAAGACAAAggtaaatacatttatttatccgtcatagtttaaataaaatgttatatAATTAATGCATTAATTACTCTTATTGttgtattaaataataaatacaacaagaGGAAAAGTGGTTTTTGAGTGTAACACAAAAGGGCGGGGGGACAGTGGAGCATGAGCATGAATGATGGTGAGAATGTGAAACGGAGGATTGGGAAGATGAGGCTAGCATAGATTCAGCAAGCACAGGAGCCAGGAAATGAAAAATAAGGGGGAATGGTGCGGAGTAAGAGAGAGGGTCGGCGCAGATATAGGAAACAGAGGCTAAAAGTTGCATATATTATGAAGAGACAGGGACATAGAAAAGAAGGCAGAAAATGCGGGTCCCTAGAAGAGTGCAAGATTACAGCGACATCGCATTCACTTGGGAAAAGcaaacattataaaatatatatactactACCTGACTACACCAACACTAGATATACCCAAAGATTGCTTGGTCCATTATTTTAGCTTTCTTCCTTCCCCACACCTTCACATGCCAATGCTCTGCTTGATTCTCGTTTcctcactctttttttttttttaaacctttGATTGTTTTATTAATGGACATTACtaccaataatatatataatgaaattaccCTATCATGCACACTCTTGGCAGCACTATATGCCTGCTAAATGCTAATGCTAAGCAAACTGTAGGAAAAGGGACATATAAATTACTTGGTCATGCCCTTTTTAAAGCTTTATGCTTCcccccccctctctctctctctctctaatgCTTCTACCATTTACCATTGGCAATTGTGTTCAACCTTTTCCATCTTCCTTTACTCTCTCCCGCCAAACAAAACAAACATTATTATTTACTGTTATAGggttctctcttctttttttttgtaaaagtccaatgttgttttattataacattgaTTTTCAATGTATTTAAATCTCATTATTTGTAAATACCCTGTGAACTCAGTCACCGCGAACTGGAGGCGGTTGAATTTAGAAGGTTAGCCGCTGTTGTTTGGTACGGCATAACATTGGTggtattacatttaaaaaaacaaagaaagtgGATTTCGTTAACATTTCTTTACAAAGTTGGAGGTATTAGTTGTTCGCTACTATCAAAGAAATTCACATCAATACTTCCTAatactctttaaaaaaaattaattatttgaagaaacttaaattaaaggattaatgcagaaaaaaaaacttaaatatttcATCTCTTTACAAATACAAAGTTTTAGATAATGATTTAGTCGTGAAAAACATCAAGTACTTAGATTACgtttttaagtcaattttaagagtcaaaatacaattttactattatattaactaatattttcctaaaaatgaaaggagttaataaagaataaaatgatCTTGCAGACGTAACAATTCATTTGATCATTTTGAAAAAACACATTATTATCTAGACCTTCATCAATTAAGTTAATCCATGTCACTTTTTTTTTCTACGTCATACTCAAAGTTTAGTATAATTTTTAATTAGGCTTTTGGAGGTAAGAGTACCACAAAACTTCTTGTATTATATCTTGGATTGcattttaactaattaactagaaaAACGAGAAAATTTGTCCATGTATGTTAGACGTTGTTAAATGTTTGTTTTGGTGTTCATATATAAGATACAATAATAAActtagccctcaacatttacaaattTATTCGATTTGACCTTTACTCttttattgaaagtaaattagaaatttttgaaattaataagcCTAAAGGATTAAATTTAACCCTCATCCGCAAAGCCGCATGCTTTTTAATGTGAACACTTTCGAAGTGTGAACGCTCTTTTAGGAAACATTGGACTCCACTTGAGCATAATAACTTTGTAATGCCTAAATAATAAAATGGGTCTCACCATATATGTCTTCCATGCATTCCATGATGATAACCTATTGGTAATAACCTACTACATCACCACTACGAGACAAGAGGGTCTCCCCTTTAAATACCCTCTCTAACGATGACAAAGGGGTCTTCTCCCCATTAGCAACCCTCAATACTTACTCTCTACACTCAGTCTCCTTTACCTTCATAGCGGTCCCCCTCCTCCTCCTCTTAACCTTCTTTGACCTTCTACCTATTTTGATGAATCGGTCTCCTTTATTCCACCACTTCCTCCTCTTTTATTGGTACCCCTCATCAACAATTCTAgttattatttgtattttgtaCAATTATATTATagttataaacttaaaaaaaatttatcttatatgaggtataaaaaaatatctattttattccAACCTTATAGTTAATTTATTCTAAAAGTAATATTCTgacttaaatgaaatatatatatacactaaaacATGATATACAATCTTTTCTCATAAGATTATTTATCACTAATGCATTTCATCCTATCCTTTCTCCTCAACATTCCACaactcaatttaatttatttttttgttcccTGATCGTTTGCTTGAAATTTGGAATGATTATGACACCAAAAATCCCTTTTAGCTTATAACTTTCATGAACACCTCTAAAAGTAGGTGGAATTTTAAATGGAAACTTGTTCTTactgtttttttatttcaaaatagatGCAAGTAGTTTATTCGTTGTTGCTTATATGTTGCAACTTCACGAAGAATTAGTTAGGAAAGTCATTTTTGCAGTGAAATTTTTGTCGGTCAATATTTTTGAAGTGAAATTTGGTCATATGAACACTTGAATTAATATTTGCAATCCATTTCTCTTATCTTTTCAAGTGAATTTGTTTTACAAAGGTATTTACAAATTGAATTGTATACATTTTCATTCAACAAATATACCAAACTATAACGCCTTGCAACGATCGTGTTTTCACTGCAACCACAACTGTCGTTGAAATAATACATTTTGTTGATCCACTGACACATTGTTGTTAGCTTTCATAGTTGGCCATGGAGCGAAAGGCTCGCCAGTTTCACCACCCTGAAACCCTGTTGTTGTCCCATTAGGATGCTGGGAAACCGAACCTGGCATCGCATGAAACGTTGGTGTCGGTATTTCAATATTACAACTTTGAGCGTAAAAAGTTGGTGTTGCATGAAATGTTGGTTCCATTGGGAAGAACCTTTCTTGGAAACCAGCAACAGTGGTGGCAATGGCTGCTGATATATTCGTTTCATCTTCGAGAAATGGATTATATTGGCGTTGAGGCACTATGGGTCtgtgatcaaataaattattcgCCATTGATGGTTGGATTCCGTCGGCTAAATGTTGAGAAGCTTGTGAAGGTGGCGTTGTGCCTTCTACCAACACAAGCTCCCAGCTTTCGTTACCGCCATTGTTGCTCCAATTCGAATCTGATTTTCGTTCTTCTTGGTCTCTTTGGTTTGCTTGAAACCAATCATCGAAATAAGAGCGGCCATTGGATACGACAATTTGATTAGGGGCATGCTCTGGACTTTTATCTTCCTTTAACCAGTCATCGAAACATGTATGGCCATTGGCTACATCATTGGAAGCTTGCCATTGTTGTTGGTGGTGTTGTTGCAGTAGCCAGTCATCGATATATGAATGAACCATGACTCCAGTTTGAGACGCCTGCTGATTTCTAAGATCTTCTAGGAGCCAGCTGTTGGTAAAAGAGACACCATTGGCTCCATTTTGAGAAGCTTGCTGATGATTTCTAACATCTTCTTGCAACCAATTGTTTGTAAAAGAGGCACCATTGGCTCCTTTTTGAGAAGCTTGGTGATCATTTTGATGATCTTCTTGAAACCAACTGTTGGTAAAAGAGGAACCATTGGCTCCATTTCGAGAAGCTTGCTGATCATTTCTATGATCTTCTTGAAACCAATTGTAAGGAAAAGAGGCACCATTAGCTCCATTTTGAGAAGCTTGGTCTTGCTGAAACCAGTTGTCGAATAAAGAGTTATTATTAGCCAAGTTTTGGGAAGCCTGTGGCACAGGTTGTGGCGACGGCGTGGGCTCTATTAAAGCAAGTTCCCAACAGCCCTTGTCACCATTAGCTGAAGACGATGATGGCTCTGAACTTTGTTGTCCTTGGGTTTTATTAGCATCTACTGCTGGCCACTCATCGAAGGATATAAAATCTAAACTCGTATTTTGATCTTGATCAATGGGTAAGGAATGGTTGGAGCCAGTTTCAGCGGCATTATACGAATCTTCTTGCTCGCGATACTGTTTTTCAGACAACTCCCAGAAAGTCCCCGTCGAGAAAGATGACCTCATTGTTACAACAGGTTCTTCATCTT is part of the Gossypium hirsutum isolate 1008001.06 chromosome D11, Gossypium_hirsutum_v2.1, whole genome shotgun sequence genome and encodes:
- the LOC107910987 gene encoding clathrin coat assembly protein AP180, translated to MPSKLKKAIGAVKDQTSISLAKVVNTNSASLEVAVLKATTHDKAPFDERYVDEILRTVSSNKLFAGIAARVIAKRLGKTKNWVVALKCLMLVLRIFQDGDPYFPKEVLHAMNHRTNILNLPTFRDECSSSPCDYTAFVKSFAFYLEERLECFLTGKLQRRFTFKEKQLSHPRARRANQQPVRHMKPPMLLDRISYWQRLLAKAIATKPIGSAKTNRLILVSFHAIVRESFDLYRDISNGLGLALDGFFHLQHQSCVNAINYCVKASKQFEELSSLYEYCKSLPIGRTSDYPSVQRISEELIETLKVFLKDQASFPSAGISPPTKPHRLLRLLTSAAKDLSLLEIESQAGSSSIVCTSLEELMNQDEEPVVTMRSSFSTGTFWELSEKQYREQEDSYNAAETGSNHSLPIDQDQNTSLDFISFDEWPAVDANKTQGQQSSEPSSSSANGDKGCWELALIEPTPSPQPVPQASQNLANNNSLFDNWFQQDQASQNGANGASFPYNWFQEDHRNDQQASRNGANGSSFTNSWFQEDHQNDHQASQKGANGASFTNNWLQEDVRNHQQASQNGANGVSFTNSWLLEDLRNQQASQTGVMVHSYIDDWLLQQHHQQQWQASNDVANGHTCFDDWLKEDKSPEHAPNQIVVSNGRSYFDDWFQANQRDQEERKSDSNWSNNGGNESWELVLVEGTTPPSQASQHLADGIQPSMANNLFDHRPIVPQRQYNPFLEDETNISAAIATTVAGFQERFFPMEPTFHATPTFYAQSCNIEIPTPTFHAMPGSVSQHPNGTTTGFQGGETGEPFAPWPTMKANNNVSVDQQNVLFQRQLWLQ